The genomic DNA ATAGTCGAAAAGATCTTCCATGCCCACCAGATAATGCATCCGTTCAAATAAATAATTGGCCATGGAACCGAAGACAAATAAGTCTTGCTTTTTCAGATCATCAACGCGTTCTTTCACGCCCTGAAAACGGACGTCGAGCGCGAGCGGGGGGGCCTTGAAGTCCAATATGGCCTGAACGGAACTCAATGGGTGCTCGGTGACCTGTCCGATGGTCTTGTCGCCTTCGAGTTTTGTAAAATGGTAAAGCCATTCGCCCGGAGCAGCGGCTTTGTAGCCGACGCACATGCAGTCGCCCATGCTCTTATACGGCTCGGGGCAGTATCCCGTATTCAAAGGCACCCACTCCGGTTTGTTGAATTGAATTGCCCGGAAAAAATTCTCCCGCCTGGTCATAACAATAACTCCTTTTTATAAAAAGATTATCAAAATTTGGGATCGCGATATGCCCATTATACAAATTCACAGTTGTTTTGTAAATCCTAAAATACAAAATATTAAATAAAAATTTTTGTCTAAAGGAAATACTTGATTATAAGTGTCCGCATACTTAAGTACTCTTGAGCGGTAGCCACTGGGCGGTTACAAATTCCTCGGCCGGAGAATATCTTTTTGTGGGAGAAAGCATAAATAAACTAAAGCACTCACAATCTTACGAGTGATTTTTGGAGGGTTAGGTCGGTAAACCGATTTCCCGAGAGATCGACAAGTTCGATTCTCTGAATTTCTAAAAAAACAAAAGAACACCCTAAAGGAGTCCTTTCATTTTTGGAGGGCACCAGGGAATCGGTGAACCGATTCTCTGAGAGATCGAAAAGTCCGATTCTCTGTATTTCTAAAAACGAAAGAGCACCCCTTCGGGTACCCTTCCATTTTTGGAGGGCACCAGGGAATCGGTGAACCGATTCTCTGAGAGATCGAAAAGTCCATTCTCTGTATTTCTAAAAACAAAAGAGCACCCATTCGGGTACTCTTCCATTTTTGGAGGCACCACCGAGAATCGAACTCGGGAATAGAGGTTTTGCAGACCTCTGCCTTACCGCTTGGCTATGGTGCCGGGGATGAATGCGAGGGTGTATATTTTTATACACCCTCGTTTTTTGGAGCGGATGACGAGGCTCGAACTCGCTACCTCAACCTTGGCAAGGTTGCGCTCTACCGGATGAGCTACATCCGCAAATTTGCGTCGCTGGAGACGCTTTGGGTTAGTCCGCGTCGGCAGAAGAATCGCGGTGCAGGGAAGGTGGTGTTGGGACGGCGCGGGGTAAATGGTGCCTCCGGTCGGAATTGAACCAACGACACGGGGATTTTCAGTCCCCTGCTCTACCAACTGAGCTACAGAGGCAAGTGGCGACTCGGAAGGGGGTCGAACCCTCGACCTCTAGCGTGACAGGCTAGCGTTCTAACCAACTGAACTACCGAGCCATTTGGTGGGAACAACAGGGCTCGAACCTGTGACCCCCTGCTTGTAAGGCAGATGCTCTCCCAGCTGAGCTATGCTCCCCCACGCGTCCCGGAGAACCTCTCTGCCAGCCGGCGACGGATAACATAATAACACAATTCGAAGGGTATTGTCAATACCAAAAACCAGTTTTTTTAGATTTTTTCCGCCTTTAAAATAATCCGCTTATAAGACCGTTTTGATCGATGTCGATAGTGCTTGCGGCCGGCACTTTGGGCAATCCGGGCATGGTCATAATATCACCCGTGAGTGCCACGACAAAGCCCGCGCCGGTGCAAAGACGCAGATTGCGCACCGTCAGCTTAAAGTTTCTCGGCCGTCCGAGTTTCTTGGGATCATCGCTGAGTGAATATTGGGTCTTGGCGATGCAGACGGGCAATTTGTCCAGCCCGAGGGCCTGAATTTCATTCAGACGTTTTAAAGCCATATCCTCAAACACAACTTCATTCGCACCGTAAATTTCCCGGGCAATACGTTCGATCTTTTCGGTGACCGTCATTTTATCGGTGCAGAGCGGTTTGAAATTTCCCCCCATATCTGCTGCTGCCGCGACTTTTTCAGCAAGATATACGGCGCCTTTCCCGCCCTCCGAAAAGCCGTCACTGACCGCGCAGTCGGCGCCGTATCGTTCAGCAATTTGCAGGATGGCGGTGATTTCCTCGGGAGTATCGGTCGGGAAGCGGTTGACGGCGACAACGACCGGAAGCCCGTATTTTTTAATATTTTCAATGTGGGCAGCGAGGTTTACACTGCCTTTTTCGACTGCGGCTGCGTTTTCAATACCGAGTTTGGCTTTTGCAATGCCTGCGTTGTATTTTAATGCGCGCACTGTGGCGACCAGCACGACCGCAGACGGCGTCAAACCGGCGGCGCGGCATTTGATATCAAAAAACTTCTGCGCGCCCAGATCGGCGCCGAATCCGGCCTCCGTGATGCAGTAATCGGCCAGTTTCAACCCGAGTTTTGTCGCTCTGACAGAGTTGCAGCCGTGGGCAATATTGGCGAACGGGCCGCCGTGCATCAGGCAGGGCGTACCCTCAAGGGTTTGAACAAGGTTGGGATTGACCGCATCTTTAAGGAGTGTCGCCATTGCACCCTGTGCGTTCAGCTGACGGCAGAAGACCGCATTCCCTTCGAGGTCGTAACCCACAAGAATATCACCGAGTCGCTTTTTGAGATTGGCGATGTCCGTGCAGAGGCAAAGTGCCGCCATAACCTCGGAAGCCGCGGTGATGTTAAAGCTGTCGGAGCGCATAAAGCCGTTGGCTTTGCCGCCGATGCCGACAATGATTTCGCGCAGCGCACGGTCGTTCATGTCCATGCAGCGGCTGAAGTAAATACGCCTTGTATCGAGACGCAGGGCATTGCCATGGTTGATATGATTATCGATTACGGCGCACAGCAGGTTATTGGCAGCTGTGACTGCGTGGATATCGCCTGTAAAATGGAGGTTGATGTCCTCCATCGGAATCACCTGGGAATAACCGCCGCCCGCAGCGCCGCCTTTGATGCCGAACACCGGTCCGAGAGACGGTTCGCGCAGTGCGATAATGGCATTCTTTCCGATCTGTCTCATCGCTTGTCCGAGTGCGACGGTGGTTGTGGTCTTGCCCTCTCCCGCAGGGGTGGGGTTGATCGCGGTGACCAAAATCAATTTTCCGTCGGGGCGGTCTGCGGTTCGTTCAAAAGCCGATTGCGTGATTTTTGCCTTATATTTTCCGTAGGGTTCGAGTTCGTCGGACGGAATCCCGAGTTTATCGGCGATTTCGGCAATCGGCAGTGACTTGGCTGCTTGGGCGATTTCGATGTCGGAAAGCATTCAATAACCTCAAATCTTTGAAAATTTATAATCGACGGCAAAGGTCGTATCAACGGCATTACGGCGGGCCATGATGCCCCAGCGGAAGTGTTTGCCGGTCTGGGCATAGCCTTTAAAGAGATAGAACTTTGTGTCTTTTTGGCCCTTGAGCGTGATATCAACCCGCTTGTCGGGCAGTTTGTAGGAAAACTTGATATCGCCGTCACTCTCATAACACTTCAATTCCTGCAGTGTGTCGTAGAGTTTTTCGGTAAACGGCGGGACTTCTTTCGCCTCAAAATTGAATTCCGGCTCGCCCAGGCAGTGGAAGAAATAATCATAGGTGTGCGGCTTGCCGTCTTTTCCGGTACAGGTGAAGTTGTCATGCAGGGTGTTATTGTCGAGCTTCAGGTCACGGATATAGTCGACACCGGGATAGGCGTCTTCGCTGAGCGCTTTGATATGTGCAGTATCTTTATCGTATTCAAGCAGCTTGCCTTTATTCTTTTTCGGGATATTGACTTTATCGGTCGCGACGGTGCAGTGTGAAAGCGTGCCTTGCTGCCAATTAAACAGGAACGAGCCATAGCCGTTGGTCGAGAGATCATAACAGACCGATTCGCCGAACGCGGAAATTTCGATGTTCATGATATCGAAATGCGAATGCGAGGCGATGATCAGACCGTATTTAAAGAACACCTCGAGATCCTTATCGCGCAGCATGGCAAAATCCGTGTCTTCCCAGAGCCGGGTTTCGAGCTTTTCGCGTGGATATTTGTCGTAGTCCGAAGGGTTGATGCCGAATAACAGCCGGGGCAGATCGCCGCCGCGGGATGGACTCGGGACGCCGTTATGATCGAGCAGCGGAGAGCGGTCGTCATACATCATCGTCGCGGCCCACTTGATCATCGGATGATCGAAACTGGCTGAGGCAACGTCATATTGTCCGGCAAAGTTAGCCATGGAGATGAACGGCCAGCCGTCGTTGGGATTGGGCAGCATACAGTTTTTGAATGCCATCTGCGCCGGCATAACGTACATCTTTTCAATAATCTTAGCGAGTTTGTCGATGCAGTCGGCCTGATAGCCGGACGACTTGGCAAAATAGATCAGATCGGTCATCGGAGCAATGCAGTAGAAGTGATAATGCACCGAACCCTCATACCAGAAATAATCCTTGGTGATGCCCAACGCGACCTGATTGATCAGGCCGAATTCGCTTTCGAAGGCGTATTCAATAAGATCGGGCTGTTTATAGAAAATGCCGATGGTCGCAATGGCGCACAGATCCCATACCGGAATATTATTAATGTAATAGCAGAACGGCTTGAGAAAATGTCCTTCCGGAATAAAGAATTTTTCACCCAGTTCGGTGACAAAGCCCTCATCCAGTTCATCGCCGAGAATCATCATCGCGGTCAAAAGAGAGATCACACACCCGTCATCGGAAAGGTGCTGGCCGTTGATTCGGCCTAAGTACATCGGATGGACAACCCATACCTGCAGTTTCTGATAATTTTCGAGGTAGAATGTAAGAACTTTTTTAATATATTCGAGATATTTCGTATCGCCGGTGAGCTTGTATAAAATCGCAGCTTTTTTTGCGTTGCCGTTGGCGTTGCCGCGATATGAAGTGTTCCAGGCGTCATTGGCGCGCCAACCCATATTGATGTGTCCGCAGGCAGGGCAGGGCTGCCCCATCGGGATATCCTTGTCGAATTTTAAACCGGTGCCGCATTTTTCGCAGATGTAGTTATGACCCCAGCCGTTGCGGCGGTTGATATCGTCGTGATAGGTATCGATAAATGCGTCGACGCCGGTTTTCATCTTATCATAGAGCTTTTCAGCCCAGTCGTATTGATCTATTTTTTGTTTAAGCGCTGAATAATCTTGGATGTATGCCATATTGATCCCTCCAGAACTTCGGTATTCCGAATTGTGTCCATTTTATCATGAGATACCTTAAAAAGCAACCATTGTGAAGCCACTTACCGCTTATCCTGATGTTGATTTTTTGAGTGGCTTCACGATTTTTGCCACAATCAAACGATTTAGAGCGTTATGACTCACTTGAAATATAACGGCATAGGCGATATAATATAGTGGTATCCTTTTTCAGGGAGATAGAAATGAACGAAATTAGAGAAAAACAACCGCCGAGAGAACAAGGGATGTCCAAAATACAAATCGTATTGATCACCATTTTTATGATGATTCTTTTGATTTGTGCCGGCATTCTGTTTTTGGATTGGTACGACGGGTATAAGAGCGAAAAGGAAAAAGAACAACTGGCATCTGAAATGCAGAGTGCGGCGCAGCAGATTACGGCACCAATGGGAGAAAATGATATTCTGCCGGCTTTCCGAACGCTGTATGATCAAAACAAAGACACGGTTGGCTGGATTAAAATTGAGGACACGCCGATCGACTATGTCGTGGTTCAGACCGAAAATAACGACGACTATCTGCGCACCGCTTATGACGGCAGCTATAACCGCAACGGCACGATCTTCCTCGATTATCAAAGCATATTTAATCCCAAGGGCAAGAATATTGTCATTTACGGCCATAATATGAAAACCCAAGCGATGTTTTCCACGCTTGACGAATACACTTCGGTTGAGTATTATCAACAGCACCCGATTGTCGAGTTTAATACCCTTTACGATTATTCCAAATATAAGATTTTCGCCGTCGTGCTGATGGACGCTTCGCCCGATAACGGTTCAGACGATGAGTTTAAGCTGTATTCGCAGTTTTCGAGTGATGACAGTTTTATGGATTACATAGACACCATTCGGGCGCACAGTCTGCTTGATATTGATGTTGACGTCCAAAAAGACGATCTGATTATTTCGCTGGTCACCTGTTCGTATGATATTGAAGACGGCCGGTATGCCATCTTTGCCCGCGAAATCCGTGAGGATGAAAGCACTGACGTCGACACCTCAGCGGCAAAACTCAACGACGATGTGATTATGCCCGGCCAATACGCGAGCTGAATAATGGATTTTTAATAAGCAAGTAACCGTTAAAAAAAAGACAAAAGGCTCGGGGAAACCTCCGAGCCCTTGTTTTTTGTTTACCTTAAGTTGTTCTTAAGTTGTTTTGTTTTTTATCGTAGGGCGTGAAGACCCCGTCCCACCGTATGGAATTTTTCAGTGCTTCGTATAGTAGTAGGGCGCGGCATCCCTGACGCGCCGTTTATACGATTTTTCATTGTAAGGGTGCGCATTGCACTTCCGTTGCCCTTCTGATTAAAGTCGGCTGCATGGAAATCCATACGGCACGTCAGGGATGCCGCGCCCTACAATTTAAATTACACTTTGAAAAGTCCCTCAGGCGTCACTTCATAAATGGTGTCACAGACCCCGGCGAGGTATTTGCGGTCGTGGGTTACGCTGATGATCGTGCCGTCGTACTGCCGCAATACGCGGCGGATGACCGGATTGGAGAGCGGGCTGAAATTGCGTGTCGGCTCGTCGAGGATCAGCACATTGCTGCCGTCGAGCGTCATCTTTAAAAACAGCAGTTTGGCCTTCTGACCACCTGAGAGTCCGCCGATGGTTCCGAGCATCTCTTCGTGGGTGAAGCGCATGCTGCCCATTTGGATTCGTGCGCGGGTGATGTCCTCCTTTTTGCCGGACGGCGCAAGGAAATCAAGCGGGCATTGGGATAAGTCGAGCGAATCCTCGTAATCCTGCGGCATATAGGCGGCTTTCAGGTCTTTTCGCCGGAGCAGTTCGTCCGCGATCAGCCGCAGCAGTGTGGTCTTGCCCGTGCCGTTGTCGCCGATAATTCCGACGTGTTCTCCGCCGGATACGTTAAGTTCAATGTTTTTCGAGAGAATCCTGCTGCCGATTTTAAGTTCCGGCAGCGACAGCCGCAGGACCTCTTTTTGGCGGGGCAGAGCGGTGCCCTCGGCGAATTTCATGAAAATGGCCTCTTCGACAATCGGAATCTCCTCAAAGTCCTCTTTTTCGCGCTCAAACCGGTGTTCCAGCGATTTGACTGCCTTCATCTTCTTTTTTAAAAGACGAGCGCCCCCGGGGTCTTGACGAGAGATATTCTCCTGATCGCGTTCGACCTTGTCATGAATCTTCTTCCAACGCTCTTGTTGGGCTTTATAATCCTCGCGCTGCTTTCTTGCCACCTGTTCCTGATGGACAAGGCCGCGCATACGCTCGTCGATATACTGTGCATACGGCATTCTTGCAATCGTATGTCGGGCGTTGCGCTTATGCACCACCTGTTCGAGATGGATGATGACATTGGCCGTGCGCTCGATCAGCGTTTCGTCGTGGGAGACGAACAGCACCGGCAGTCCGCAGCGGTTGATATAGGTTTCCAGCCATTCGAGGGTCTTAATGTCAATGTCGTTGGTCGGCTCATCGAGCAGCAGCACATCGGGCCGTGCAGCCAGAATCCGCGCCATCTGCATTTTGACCTTTTCGCCGCCCGAGAGGGTGCTCATTGATTGATCGGAATTGAACATTTGCGGGTTCAACCCGAGCTGTGCGGCAATTTCGGCGCGTTCGTCGGGCAAAAGCGTCTCAAACAAACGGTCATCCGATAAAAATTCTCTTACGCAGAGTTGTTTTTCGGCATCGGAAAGTTCCTGCTTGAGATAGCCGTATTTCAATCCGTCGCGCAGGATATTACCGCTGTATTCGATATAATGCTCGACCAGAGCCGGGTCATAAATCAACTTTAAAAGGGTGCTCTTACCGTTGCCCTCTTCTCCGATGATGACGGCTTTATCGCCCGGATTGAGCGAAAAAGTGAAATTGTCTAAGATTTTCTTGCCGTTTTTAGAAAGCGATATGGTTAAATTCAAGATTTGAAGCATCTGAAAATTCCTCCCTCAAAGCTGTCAAAAAAGAACCGGAAATTTATTTTAAGACAAACAAAAAAACCGTCTTTTCCGACAGCATAACAAAGTGTGTTCGAATCCAGTCAAGATTCGATTACGCCAAGTGATGTGTCGTTCAAGCGGTTAATTGTACATCTTTTCACTCCTATCGGGAAAGATGGATTGAGTGTAACACGAAAAGCGGATTTTGTCAATCGAGAATGTTGCATTTCGCCCGAAAATATGGCATAATAGGGGTTGACAAGTGCGTCCGAATTATGATACAATGACAATCACCTCAGAGAGGGCTTATTTTTTGTCTGCACTTTTTTGCGTGAAGGACAAGAACTCACCCTTGAGGGAGGCAAACTAAGGCGGGAAGACCGCTGTAACGGAGGTGCCGTCATGAGGGTCAAAATCACGCTGGCCTGCACGGAGTGCAAACAGCGCAACTATGACACAGTCAAAAACAAGAAGAACGATCCCGACCGGTTGGAGATGAACAAGTACTGCAGATTCTGCCGTAAACACACACTCCACCGCGAGACGAAGTAACGGGGAGGTACAAAAATGGCTAACGATGCCGCCGCTCCGAAAAAGGGTTTTGCAAAGCTCGGACAATTCCTGAAAGAAGTCCGTCTTGAGATGAAAAAAATCACCTGGCCGACGCATAAAGAGGCATTTAAGAGATTTATGCTGGTTATGGTGGTCGTCATCATCTGCGCCGCACTGCTCTTTGGATTCGACCGCCTGCTGCTGTTGCTGGCCGGCGTGATCGCAGGAAGCTGAGAGGAACTATGCCTGAAGCCGCAAAATGGTATGTCGTGCATACCTATTCAGGGTATGAAAGCAAGGTCTGCACCAATCTTGAAAAAATGGTGGAGAACCGCCATATGCAGGATCTGATTCTCGAGACCAAGATCCCGCTCGAGACCGTGACCGAGATCAAGGACAATAAGACCCGCGAGGTCGAACAAAAATTGTTTCCCGGCTATGTGCTCGTCAAAATGGTGATGACCGATGAATCTTGGTATGTCGTCCGAAACACCAGAGGCGTGACCGGTTTTGTCGGCGCAGCTTCCAAACCCGAACCGCTTTCAGAAGCGGAGATCAACGCCCTCGGCGTTGAAACGCGCAGTGTCAAAGTCGACTATGAAGTCGGCGATTCCGTTGAAATCATGGATGGTCCGTTCTCCGGCATGACCGGTGTTGTCGATAAAATCGACACCGCTGAAGGCCGTGTGCGCGTGATGGTGTTCGTGATGAACCGGGAGACCCCGGTCGATCTGGCTATGGATCAGATCACACCGGTATAAATCACTTTATTGAAGTGATCACTTCAGTTGAGGTGAACTCCGGACGCCGGAGGTATCAGGCGTCAGTGGGAGGATGTTCATAGAATGTCCGCCAGAAACCACAAAATTGGAGGAAAGAAAAATGGCTCAAAAAGTCATTGGCTATGTCAAGCTTCAGATCCCCGCCGGTAAAGCCACACCGGCACCGCCTGTCGGACCGGCACTCGGTCAGGCCGGCGTGAACATCATGCAATTCACAAAGGAATTCAACGAGAGAACAAAAAACGACATGGGACTCATTATCCCGGTTGTTATCACGGTCTATGCGGACCACTCTTTCTCGTTCATCACCAAAACACCGCCTGCGGCAGTTCTGATTAAAAAGGCCTGCGGCATTGAGAGCGGTTCCGGTGTGCCCAACAAGACCAAGGTCGCCAAGATCACCTCTGCTCAGGTTCGCCAGATCGCAGAGTCCAAAATGGTGGACCTCAACGCCTCCTGTGTCGAGACCGCGATGAAGATGATCGCCGGTACCGCGCGCAGCATGGGCGTCGAAGTTGTCGACTGACGGGAGGAAACAGGGATATGAAACACGGAAAGAGATATGACGACAGCGTAAAGCTGTACGACAAGACCAAACAATATGAAGTTGAAGAGGCAATGGAGCTCTGCGCCCAGACTGCCAAAGCCAAGTTCGACGAGACCATCGAAGTCCATGTCCGTCTGGGCGTCGACTCCCGCCATGCCGACCAGCAGGTCCGCGGCGCGGTCGTTCTTCCCAATGGAACGGGCAAAACCGTCCGCGTACTCGCAATCTGCAAAAATGATGCGGTAAAAGCGGCTACGGCAGCCGGCGCTGAATATGTCGGTGCCGAAGAATTCATCGAAAAGATCCAGAAAGAAAACTGGATGGATTTCGACGTGTTGATCACAACTCCCGATATGATGGGTCTGATCGGCCGCCTCGGTAAAATTCTCGGTCCGCGCGGCTTGATGCCGAACCCCAAGGCCGGCACCGTTACGCCCGATATCGGCAAGGCAGTCACCGAAGCCAAAGCCGGTAAGATCGAATATCGTCTGGACAAGACCAACATCATCCACTGCCCGATCGGTAAGGCGAGTTTCGGCAAAGAGAAACTGGCAGAGAACTTCAACACTTTACTCGGCGCCATCATCAAGGCCAAGCCGGCTGCGGCAAAGGGACAGTATATCCGCTCCTGCACCGTGGTTTCGACCATGGGTCCGGCAGTCAAGATCATGCCCAGCAAACTGGTCTAATCATAATTCCAAAAAAGTGCCACAGCTTTTGCTGCGGCACTTTTTGCTTTATAATTTATTCAGGATTTTTTTAAGCGGGTGATTTTATTATCGCTCTGCGATATAATAGGACGCACAGCCCCACACCGAGAATGAGTAAAATACCTGCGATCAGCCAAATCACGCGGTAGTTGGTTTGTGTACTGACGATATAGCCAAGCAGAGCGGTTATGATGCCTCCGGCTTGCAGAATGAATGAGAATAAAGAGAGAATGCTTGCCCGTTGATCGGGAGAGACAATTTGATTTAATAAAGTGTTTTCTGTAACGTTGCCGTTTCCGACAAAAAAGTAGATGAATACGTACATTCCGATAAACAGTGGGATTTGGTTTTGCAGCATGAATAGGGATAGTAAAATACCAAATATGAGTTTATTGATGATTAACCAAAGCACGCTGAAATTCGGCTTTTTGGCCAAAAAGCACTCGGCAATTTTGCTGCCTAAAATAACAAAAGCAAAACCCGTAAAACTGGTGACACCTAAAAGCCAAGAGGCTGAAGAAATTTCGCTGAAAGCCGGTTGCCAGTATGTCTCGACAGAAAACAATGCTGTACCTGTGAGGATTGTAAATACCAATAAAATTCGTACGAGCCCTTTTTGAGATAAAAAGCTCAAGCTGTTTTTAATCTGTATACCGATCTTGTTTTTGTTCGGTTTATTTTCCAAATCGCTATGTTTTTCCTTAACGAAGAAAATTAATACCATCAATAACAGAACGTTAATGATCAGGCCGGTTAAAATATTGGCGGTATAACGCTGTATGATACCGGACAGACACCCACCCGCCAGCGCACCGGCGGCAAGCCCCGCGCTTTCAAAAATCGAAAGTCGGCTTGTCACCTTAACGAGTGTTATCCCCTTTGAGACAGTGTCGTCGATAATCAAAGCATCCATGCTCCCTGAGGCAAAAGCGCGCCCCAGGCCCGTGAAAACCATGGATAGAAATAAGAGCCATAAAGTGTTTGAAAACAACAAAAATACAAATGAGACGGCTGATAAAAAATAAGCTAACAGAGCCGATTTCTTCCTTCCGCAGATATCGGCAAATATACCGCTTGGGAATTCGGCAAAAAGGGCAGTGAGCGAATATGTGCCTAAAAGCAGAGATATGGTGTTGATTGAAGCGCCGTGAGCAATTAGAGACAGAGCAAGAACCGGCATCATAACCCCAACGGAAAAGCTCTTTAAAAAAGTGATTATCAAAAATATTTTACGCATCTGTTTCTTCTGTAATCGGATATGCAATCAGGGCATATTCCCATGGGACGGTATTCTCTTGTTTATTCTGGTGATGTTCGTCTAAGAATTTTCGGATGATGCCGTAAAGTTCTTTCGCCTCATCATTTTTAAGATAAACAATGCCGGAGAGAAAATCGCCGTGTTGTTCATCTGGTTTTATGTTTTTGTAATCATTCTTATAATAATCTGCGATTCCGGAAAACACCGAGTTCAATTCATTCTGCATAAAAGCAATCCGTTGAACCTCATTGATATCATCGAATTGGCAGCCGATGCTGACCGTTTTGGGCAACACTTCGTAATAGCTCGCTAAAATGCCGTGAATATGCGCGGTATGATGAAGCGCCACAATACCGAGTCCGATGAGCTTTTTAATATGATGTTGCACGGCTGAGGCGG from Oscillospiraceae bacterium includes the following:
- the rplK gene encoding 50S ribosomal protein L11, yielding MAQKVIGYVKLQIPAGKATPAPPVGPALGQAGVNIMQFTKEFNERTKNDMGLIIPVVITVYADHSFSFITKTPPAAVLIKKACGIESGSGVPNKTKVAKITSAQVRQIAESKMVDLNASCVETAMKMIAGTARSMGVEVVD
- a CDS encoding heparinase II/III family protein, with product MAYIQDYSALKQKIDQYDWAEKLYDKMKTGVDAFIDTYHDDINRRNGWGHNYICEKCGTGLKFDKDIPMGQPCPACGHINMGWRANDAWNTSYRGNANGNAKKAAILYKLTGDTKYLEYIKKVLTFYLENYQKLQVWVVHPMYLGRINGQHLSDDGCVISLLTAMMILGDELDEGFVTELGEKFFIPEGHFLKPFCYYINNIPVWDLCAIATIGIFYKQPDLIEYAFESEFGLINQVALGITKDYFWYEGSVHYHFYCIAPMTDLIYFAKSSGYQADCIDKLAKIIEKMYVMPAQMAFKNCMLPNPNDGWPFISMANFAGQYDVASASFDHPMIKWAATMMYDDRSPLLDHNGVPSPSRGGDLPRLLFGINPSDYDKYPREKLETRLWEDTDFAMLRDKDLEVFFKYGLIIASHSHFDIMNIEISAFGESVCYDLSTNGYGSFLFNWQQGTLSHCTVATDKVNIPKKNKGKLLEYDKDTAHIKALSEDAYPGVDYIRDLKLDNNTLHDNFTCTGKDGKPHTYDYFFHCLGEPEFNFEAKEVPPFTEKLYDTLQELKCYESDGDIKFSYKLPDKRVDITLKGQKDTKFYLFKGYAQTGKHFRWGIMARRNAVDTTFAVDYKFSKI
- the rpmG gene encoding 50S ribosomal protein L33, with the protein product MRVKITLACTECKQRNYDTVKNKKNDPDRLEMNKYCRFCRKHTLHRETK
- the rplA gene encoding 50S ribosomal protein L1, encoding MKHGKRYDDSVKLYDKTKQYEVEEAMELCAQTAKAKFDETIEVHVRLGVDSRHADQQVRGAVVLPNGTGKTVRVLAICKNDAVKAATAAGAEYVGAEEFIEKIQKENWMDFDVLITTPDMMGLIGRLGKILGPRGLMPNPKAGTVTPDIGKAVTEAKAGKIEYRLDKTNIIHCPIGKASFGKEKLAENFNTLLGAIIKAKPAAAKGQYIRSCTVVSTMGPAVKIMPSKLV
- the secE gene encoding preprotein translocase subunit SecE; the protein is MANDAAAPKKGFAKLGQFLKEVRLEMKKITWPTHKEAFKRFMLVMVVVIICAALLFGFDRLLLLLAGVIAGS
- a CDS encoding ATP-binding cassette domain-containing protein, producing MLQILNLTISLSKNGKKILDNFTFSLNPGDKAVIIGEEGNGKSTLLKLIYDPALVEHYIEYSGNILRDGLKYGYLKQELSDAEKQLCVREFLSDDRLFETLLPDERAEIAAQLGLNPQMFNSDQSMSTLSGGEKVKMQMARILAARPDVLLLDEPTNDIDIKTLEWLETYINRCGLPVLFVSHDETLIERTANVIIHLEQVVHKRNARHTIARMPYAQYIDERMRGLVHQEQVARKQREDYKAQQERWKKIHDKVERDQENISRQDPGGARLLKKKMKAVKSLEHRFEREKEDFEEIPIVEEAIFMKFAEGTALPRQKEVLRLSLPELKIGSRILSKNIELNVSGGEHVGIIGDNGTGKTTLLRLIADELLRRKDLKAAYMPQDYEDSLDLSQCPLDFLAPSGKKEDITRARIQMGSMRFTHEEMLGTIGGLSGGQKAKLLFLKMTLDGSNVLILDEPTRNFSPLSNPVIRRVLRQYDGTIISVTHDRKYLAGVCDTIYEVTPEGLFKV
- a CDS encoding formate--tetrahydrofolate ligase, with product MLSDIEIAQAAKSLPIAEIADKLGIPSDELEPYGKYKAKITQSAFERTADRPDGKLILVTAINPTPAGEGKTTTTVALGQAMRQIGKNAIIALREPSLGPVFGIKGGAAGGGYSQVIPMEDINLHFTGDIHAVTAANNLLCAVIDNHINHGNALRLDTRRIYFSRCMDMNDRALREIIVGIGGKANGFMRSDSFNITAASEVMAALCLCTDIANLKKRLGDILVGYDLEGNAVFCRQLNAQGAMATLLKDAVNPNLVQTLEGTPCLMHGGPFANIAHGCNSVRATKLGLKLADYCITEAGFGADLGAQKFFDIKCRAAGLTPSAVVLVATVRALKYNAGIAKAKLGIENAAAVEKGSVNLAAHIENIKKYGLPVVVAVNRFPTDTPEEITAILQIAERYGADCAVSDGFSEGGKGAVYLAEKVAAAADMGGNFKPLCTDKMTVTEKIERIAREIYGANEVVFEDMALKRLNEIQALGLDKLPVCIAKTQYSLSDDPKKLGRPRNFKLTVRNLRLCTGAGFVVALTGDIMTMPGLPKVPAASTIDIDQNGLISGLF
- the nusG gene encoding transcription termination/antitermination protein NusG, with protein sequence MPEAAKWYVVHTYSGYESKVCTNLEKMVENRHMQDLILETKIPLETVTEIKDNKTREVEQKLFPGYVLVKMVMTDESWYVVRNTRGVTGFVGAASKPEPLSEAEINALGVETRSVKVDYEVGDSVEIMDGPFSGMTGVVDKIDTAEGRVRVMVFVMNRETPVDLAMDQITPV
- the srtB gene encoding class B sortase; translated protein: MNEIREKQPPREQGMSKIQIVLITIFMMILLICAGILFLDWYDGYKSEKEKEQLASEMQSAAQQITAPMGENDILPAFRTLYDQNKDTVGWIKIEDTPIDYVVVQTENNDDYLRTAYDGSYNRNGTIFLDYQSIFNPKGKNIVIYGHNMKTQAMFSTLDEYTSVEYYQQHPIVEFNTLYDYSKYKIFAVVLMDASPDNGSDDEFKLYSQFSSDDSFMDYIDTIRAHSLLDIDVDVQKDDLIISLVTCSYDIEDGRYAIFAREIREDESTDVDTSAAKLNDDVIMPGQYAS
- a CDS encoding MFS transporter translates to MRKIFLIITFLKSFSVGVMMPVLALSLIAHGASINTISLLLGTYSLTALFAEFPSGIFADICGRKKSALLAYFLSAVSFVFLLFSNTLWLLFLSMVFTGLGRAFASGSMDALIIDDTVSKGITLVKVTSRLSIFESAGLAAGALAGGCLSGIIQRYTANILTGLIINVLLLMVLIFFVKEKHSDLENKPNKNKIGIQIKNSLSFLSQKGLVRILLVFTILTGTALFSVETYWQPAFSEISSASWLLGVTSFTGFAFVILGSKIAECFLAKKPNFSVLWLIINKLIFGILLSLFMLQNQIPLFIGMYVFIYFFVGNGNVTENTLLNQIVSPDQRASILSLFSFILQAGGIITALLGYIVSTQTNYRVIWLIAGILLILGVGLCVLLYRRAIIKSPA